TATCAGGTCAAGAGCCTATCTTGATTCTTCTCGTCCCAGCAACACTTTGACAGAAGGACTGATATTATCCCcgattcacagatgaggaaacgggtcAGAGAAGCTGCCAACTTGGCCAAAGTAATCAGGTCTTCCTAAGTGCAACGCTTGTGCCTCTGTTCAGGCCTCACCGCCTCCAGCACAGTAAAACATGCTGAAGGtaggagggggcagggcagatTTTTCTGGTTCACCCTGACTCTCCCCCAAGGGCACACATCCAGCCCCTCACACCCCAGcgtcacttcccctctctctaGCCAAATTCTAGCTCCTGCAGTGCATCTGGCCGGCTGTACCACcagttcctccctctctccttgttGCTGCCCTCCGCTGGCCTCCACTGCAAACTTCGATGCTTAGTGCAAGGTCTTAGGCCCCACGAGCAGTAACATCCTGTCCTTACTCTGTGCCTTCAGCAGCCACAGGGATTATCCTCCAACATTCTAGCTCTGGGCTCCTTGACCTCCTCATTCCATCTCAGCCACTCACCCCTGTAACTTCACCCTGGACCCGTCACCAGCTCTAACATCTCTTTCAAGCATCTGTTTTCTGACCACCACCTCCTTTCAACCCAGAATAAAAACAGGGCCAAGCGAAGCTGCTGAAGCTGCCAGCCCCGCCCGGGTGCAGAGAGCAGGGCGGGGTCCCGCGAGGGTCACCTCGCGCTCCCGGCGCTCCGCGTCCAGCAGCGTCCGCTCGTGGAGGCGACACTCGCGCACGGTACACACGCTGCACACGCAGAGGCCCTCGGTGCGGCAGAAAAGCTCGAGCGGCCTCCCGTGCCGGGGGCAGCAcgcgccggggccggggccggggccggggtcgGGGCCGGGGTCTGGCGCCGGCCGGGCGCGCAGCTCCTCCAGCACGCCGCACAGAGCCACGTTGCGGCGCAGCTCGGCGCTGTCGGGGAAGGGCGCCCGGCACTCGGGGCACACCTTCTCCCAGCGGCCCCAGCAGTCCCGGATACAGGCCCAGCAGAAGTTGTGGCCGCAGAGCAGCGTCACCGGGTCCTGGTAGAGCCCCAGGCAGATGGCACAGGTCAGGCAGTCCTCCATACTCTGCGAAGCCATGGCGGCGGCGGGCGGCCCTAGGCGCGCGGGCGGAAGGCCGGGGCCTCTTAAAGGGCCCGCCGGCGCCCGGGTGCGGGTGCGGCGGGCGGAGCCATGACCCGCCTGGGAAGACGAACTTGACAGCCCTTCTTCCGCCCCCACCAGCCGCCACTCCCAGCGCGCCCGCTCCACCCTGCGCCGACGGCTGCGGGCTTGGCTTCCCATTCCGGTGCTCGGCCCCTGTCAACTCCGAGCCACCCCTGCCTGCCTTTTACCACCccaggctgggagctggggtCCAGCAACTCTCTGGGACCTCCATCCTGCTTCCCTAGATCCTCAGTCCAGCAGCTCCCGTGCAGGGAATCTGGGAAACCCGTCGGGCCTCCAGGCCTCCTCCTGGCTGAGGGCCACCACAGGAACCTCTTCTGAGCCCCTCATCTGAAAATCTCATGCAAATACTAACAACAACAAGGGTTGTTGTTATCTACCTCCCAGGGGTTTTGGCGACTAAATGGAACAGGACCGCACATGGTAGTGCCTGGCAATGAGCATGGGGCACACAGCTAGTGCTCATTAAATGCTCTCTCCTGACCCGAGGGGCCCTGCTGCACTTTTTCCTTGAGCTGAGTTTCAGGCACTTGCCGGATTAGGGTGTCTCCCTTCTCTAGGTTATGCCTAATTTTGGTTCTTTTAAGGTAAACAGTGAGGTGGAAATTTCTGGTTACCAAGAGACAGAGACCAAAAAACAGTGGTTCCTTCCTACCCCCTTTAATGGAAACTCAAAGCAAGCTTCAACTGCACTTGGAATCCCCTCTTGGTGTCAGCCCTCTGCTGGGGAGAGTTCCTTGTTTGCAGGTCCCAACTGTTCTGGAACCTCACTTTTTAGAGGTGGTTCCCCGGCAGCTGAGCACAGAAGGATCCTGACCGCTAACCCACCTGCCCTGGGGTAGTGTGTGCTGGGCCAGCGTGAGTTGGAGGAGGGTTAAACTCTTTCTTTCCAAAGGAGCTGGCCTAATTTTGAGGCAGGGCGTCCTTTCCCTTCGATGCAGCAAGCATATTATGTCTTCTGTGTGGTAATATGTGAAGTTTCTCTTGCTGGAAAAGGTGCATTGATCTCTTGACTGGCTACTAGGCAGTCTTTGCCTTTAGATAGGAGAAATACCCTAACCATCCAAGCAAGCACTCAGGAGCTTTCTGGGTCCTGAGCAGGGGGCATGCCCAGAGATCTTTGAGACCTGCCTTTGCCCCCACCTGACAAGGCTTCTTATTCAAAGCATTTGGAGGCCAGGAGCCTGTGAACAGCCGGCAAGGGGCCAATGCCCAGGGCTGGCAAATTTCTTTCAAGAGGCCTGTGGGAGCAGCCAGGGCCCACTGCCTGCTTTTCTTCTGCACCCGTCTTCAGCCAGTGGATCGCAGGGCCTCTGACACCCTCAGGAAGCAGAGGTGAGGGGTGTGGGAAGCAGCCTTCTTCCCACCCATAAAGCAAGAGTCCCACCAGGGGGCACTCTGGCTGCTCCCAGAACACAGACCCAGACCAGCTACAGCAAAAATCAATATATTCATAGCCGCAACCCCCCAGCATTCTTCACTCCCAAGCCCTGGGCCTGCTGGGAGGACAGCAGAGGGGCTGCCTCAGGCAGGCCGGAGAACCCCAATGCTTGGCCCCCTTGGCACTGTGTCTCTATTGCTCCCGCCTGCAGAGCCTGACAGGGTGGCCTGAGAGGCCCAGTCCACTCTCTGAGGGGGGTGGCACTCCAGCCACTCAGTAGATGCCATAGGTGGGTTCGTGACTGTCTCTGTACCGGTCCAGGTAGCGCAGGGGCTGCCGGTGGGGGAAGCGCTTCTGCTTAGGGTGATAAGGGGGCGGCCGCACAAACTCAAACACAGGCTCTCGCATGTCTGCAAGAAGAGTGAAGGGGCGTGTGTGTGGACTGCTGCTGGCCTGAGCCCCTATCTCGTCTGCCAGGTGGGACTGCCCAGGCTGGCACCACCCAGCCAGCCCACCCCAGGAGTGGCACGCCTGCTGGTGGCCCTCTCCTGACAGGCGCTCCTCCTGGCAAGTCAGGAGAGGTCTGTGAGCTCAGGCcagccgccccctcccccagcccactcTGCCCTTACCCAGGAGCTGGCGGAAGATGTGGGTGACCGAGTCATCCCAGCGGCACTGGAAGAAGGCCAGGCCAGCTGGAGTCATGGCATCTTGGTGTTTCTTGTAGAAATCAAAAGTGTGGAAGGTCCGCTGGGCAAGCTGGTAGCTGTAGGAAGAGAGAAGCATtagagtggggaggggggcacCAGAGCCCCACAGGCAATGCTGAGAAGCCCCTCAGGGTCTGCCTAGCACAGTTCAAGTTACGAGAGAGGAGAACTGAGAAAGACTGACCACTGGGAAGCTGGCCTGAGGCTGGGGGTAGCTGTCGGGGGGAGGGGCACAGATTACCAGGGTGAGGGCCGGGTGTCCCCAGAGAAGTCGATTGGCTTGTCCTGCTTGAAGAGCAGAAAGGCAAAGCGGTGGAAGCCGGAGCCTCGGGCAGGGAAGGGGGGCAGGTAGGGACACGTCTCCTGTCCTTCAgccaccctgtggcccgggatGTTGGTTCTGGTGGGACGAAAAGCATCTGTTAATTGCCACTCGCGGGAGATGGCAGCAGGAACATCCCCACCCGTGTGCTCCCTAGAGATTGATATACCTCCCCAGGAAGAGAGACCCTAAAATGATCTCTGTTGTACAATCAAGTAGGAAGTAGAGCTCTGTAAACCCTCGGATGGACTGCAAACTTGTGGAGGGAACAGTAGGGGCTCAGAGGCCAACAAGGGCCCCAGGAACTGTCAAGATGAGAGCTAGGTCAAGCAGCCCGTTTACTGGCCCTGGGGAGCTGTGGGATGCCACAGCCGTGCACGCAGGAGAGCCATGCGACCTTGGGCTGTTTCTCTCCCCGTTTCCCAAAGCCTCTAGGTTTGTCAGGGAGTGTTTGCCCAGCCTGGCACTGGGATGGCCGCTGTACCTGCCCCAGGTACAACTCCCCAGAGGGTCCTGTTGCACAGGCTGGTAACTGCAGTTGAATAAAAatgcctgccctcctccccttggCCTGGTGCTCAGAACCAAAGGCCACCGAGGAAACAAGAGGCAGCCCACAGGTACCAGAGGCCTCTCATGGACTCCTTTCCCATCTGATTGTCACAGAGCCCCTCAGGGTGGCTAAGGCATGTGGTGGCATCATCCTACTTTCACAGGTCAGGAAATGAGTTCAGGGAGACCAGGAGGCCTGTGGGAGAGGCCAAGGCCCACTGCCTGCTTTCCTTCTGCACCCGTCTTCAGCCACTGGATCACAGGGCCCCTGACACCCTCAGGAAGCAGAGGTGACGAACCACCTCCAGGGATGGGAGGTGGTGGTCAATCCACGGTGGAGCCAAGACTGAAATTCAGGTGCAGCTCTTTCCAGGATGCCAGGACCTCCTGGAATGCTTCTGACCCACTCCCCTACCCCAGGTACTCACACCAGCCAGTGCAAATACTCGGCATCTGGTTCCAGCAGGTGTCCAtctgcacacaaacacaccccaCTGACTGCGGGAACTGCCGCCCCTTCCCACATCCTCCCTTGGAAGGACCTGGGCCTGGAGCTTTCCATctggcccctcccccagctccccaggGCCCTGGCTCACAGGAGGTGAAGGAGGCAGGAGTCCCAGTGAGCCCCAGACACCTACCCAAGTTGGTGAGCAGCAGTGTCCACATGGAACCCTCGTCTGCCTCATAGGTCACCTCCGGGGCCTGGGCAGCCTGGTGGGGAAAGAACGATGGAGCTGTCACCCCCGTCAGGGATGGACAAGCTGTTCTAAACAGACCTTTGTTCTGGAGGTCAGGAGCCTGAGGAACCTTGGAGAAAGGAGAGCCCATTCTGAACCAAATGCCCATGACAGCCCCTTGAGAGGCAGGTGGGTGAAGAGAGACTTGTAGAAAGAACCCTACAGAGTTGACTATGCAAAGATCTGAACCACAAGAAGGCCAATGACCAGGGGCTAGGAGGACACTCTGAAGACAGAGGGTCAGTCACAGTAGTATGCCAAGTTGGagcttcttttcctttcattttacatTCTCGTCTTTGTAATTACTGTATCATGGTGTTGTTTATCAGGAAatcaaaaagaggagacagagaacaagaaaaccccaGATCAGCCTATACAGATGCCATGCTTGTGTCCTTAACCACCATAAAAACCGCCTCTATAAATGCTTTCAAAAAGGAGTTGTTGTCTGTGGCCCCATGGTGGGCTGCGTCTGTGTACACAGGGCGGGGAGGGGCACAGGCCAGCAGTTACCTCAGTTGGAGTGACCTCATTGCCGTAGTACACAGGCATCAAGTCGTCCTCGCCTACAGCGTAGGCCACGTGCAGGGGGACTCGGGGCACGAAGGTGGCCCCGTGGAACAGGTCTCGATAGAGGCCGTAGTGTTCAGCCAGACGCTGCTTGTGGTAGGGGCCACAGGTCCTCTCCCACTCAGCCCTCACTGCCTCCAGCGGGATGCGTGCTGGGAAGGAATGATGCCAGCTGGGATGCAGGGTCAGGGCAGGGACACACCCAGGACCCTCTCCCCTGGGAAGGCTTACCTGTGCGGAGGCGAGCGGCCCGCTCCTCCTCCACGTTGGCCCGCAGCGCCCGGAGGACCCGTTTCCGCTCCAACAGCTGTTGGGTCCGGCAGACCTTAGGTGGAGGCAACCCAATGTCAATCTTGTCTTTGGGATCTGGGGAGGGAAGGTGTGTTGGAGAAAGTGGGATCAGGTCTTGGTTAAGCTGCCTGTCCAAACCTTTCCTTTCCCTGGGCAAGCTCTGCTGCTGAAGCTTACCCTTTAATTCACAAAACTAAAATAT
This is a stretch of genomic DNA from Eschrichtius robustus isolate mEscRob2 chromosome 20, mEscRob2.pri, whole genome shotgun sequence. It encodes these proteins:
- the MRPL38 gene encoding large ribosomal subunit protein mL38 is translated as MAATWWRVALYGSRRWRGFSTSAALSRRTAPLGPMPNEVIDVSNLERLKKYRSFDRYRRRAEQEARDPHWWRTYREHFGEESDPKDKIDIGLPPPKVCRTQQLLERKRVLRALRANVEEERAARLRTARIPLEAVRAEWERTCGPYHKQRLAEHYGLYRDLFHGATFVPRVPLHVAYAVGEDDLMPVYYGNEVTPTEAAQAPEVTYEADEGSMWTLLLTNLDGHLLEPDAEYLHWLVTNIPGHRVAEGQETCPYLPPFPARGSGFHRFAFLLFKQDKPIDFSGDTRPSPCYQLAQRTFHTFDFYKKHQDAMTPAGLAFFQCRWDDSVTHIFRQLLDMREPVFEFVRPPPYHPKQKRFPHRQPLRYLDRYRDSHEPTYGIY